CGTCTGCACGAATGGCTTCAACACCAGTTTGAGATTGCATGGTATCTAGCAAGGTTAAACCACCGAAAACTTTTCCAACTAAATCCTTTTCTTCAGCTGAAAGTTTACGCCAGTCATCAAGGTCATTTGAAAGTGGGATACGTGTATCTAGCCAAAATTGTTCGGTCAATTTTTCCCAAGTAGATTTATCAATCGCATCTTCGATTTCATTCCAGTTAATGGCTTTGTAGTAAGTTTCCATTAGAAACCTCTTTCTTTATTGATGTCGTTACTATTTTATCATAATTCAAAATCATGATATAGTTTTTTGAGTTGATCTATTAAAAAAGTCGGCGAACCGACCTTTTAATGCATTTTGTAAATAAGAGTAGCGAGGTTGTTATCGTTAAATCACCATCTTAGATGACACAGCTTTCACATTGGTTAGAACCAACCTCTTCACCGTCATCTGTATAAGTACGGATGTAGTAGATTGATTTAATTCCCTTGTTAAAGGCGTAGTTACGAAGGATAGAAAGATCTCGAGTCGTTTGTTTATTTTCTGTTTTCCATTCGTAAATTTCTTTTGGTAACTCACTACGCAAAAATAGGGTTAATGACAAACCTTGATCAACGTGTTCAGTTGCAGCGGCATAAACGTCGATAACTTTACGCATATCCATGTCGTAGGCTGAAGTGTAGAAAGGAATTGTGTCTGTTGAAAGACCGTTGGCTGGATAGTAGATTTTTCCGATTTTCTTTTCTTGACGTTCTTCAATACGTTGTGTAATTGGATGGATAGAAGCCGAACAGTCGTTAATGTAAGAGATTGAGCCATTTGGCGCAACAGCCAAACGGTTTTGATGGTAGAGTCCATCTTTCTTAACGAGTTCACGGAGTTCCTCCCAATCTTTAGCTTGGGGGATGAAGTGGACATCGAAAAGTTCTTTGATACGGTCAGATTTAGGAACGTATTGGCCTGTAACGTATTTGTCAAAGTAAGAACCATCAGCATATTTTGATTTTTCAAAACCGACAAAGGTTTCTTGACGTTCACGGGCAATGTTGTTAGATTCAACTAAAGTCCAGTAGTTCATAAGCATGAAGTAGATATTAGTGAATTCAACAGATTCAGGGCTACCATACTCGATATGGTGTTTAGCGAGGTAAGAGTGAAGCCCCATAGCTCCCAAACCAAAGGTATGAGCTTGTTGGTTACCATTTTTGATAGATGGAACAGCATCAATACTTGAGCTATCTGTAACAAAGGTAAGCGCACGTGTCATTGCTCTAATCGAACGACCAAAGTCAGGTGAAGTCATCATGTTAAGGATATTAGTTGATCCAAGGTTACATGAAATGTCTGTACCGAGTTTAACAAACTCTTGTGCATCGTTAAGTTCACTTGGTGTTTGAACTTGAAGAATTTCAGAACAGAGGTTTGACATGATAATCTTACCATCGATTGGATTGTGTCGATTGGCTGTATCAACATTGACGATATATGGATAACCTGATTCTTGTTGGAGTTTAGAAATTTCAGTTTCTAGCTCACGGGCATTAATCTTGGTTTTTGTGATATTTGGATTGGCAACCAACTCATCATACATAGCTGTAATATCAATGTAGTTATATGGTTTACCATACTCTTTTTCGACTGAGTAAGGGCTGAAGAGGTACATATCTTCGTTATTACGTGCCAACTCATAGAACTTATCTGGAACTGTAACACCAAGTGACAGTGTCTTAACACGCACCTTCTCATCAGCATTCTCTTTCTTAGTAGAAAGGAAGGCAAGAATATCTGGGTGGAAAACATCCAAATAAACAACACCAGCACCTTGACGTTGGCCAAGTTGGTTT
Above is a window of Streptococcus salivarius DNA encoding:
- the nrdE gene encoding class 1b ribonucleoside-diphosphate reductase subunit alpha, giving the protein MSLKNLGDVSYFRLNNEINRPVNGQIPLHKDKEALRAFFLENVKPNSMAFNSITDKINYLIENDYIESEFIGKYEPAFIEKLSAEIHSQKFRFQSFMAAYKFYQQYALKTNDGESYLESIEDRVLFNALYFADGDEKLASDLANEMIHQRYQPATPSFLNAGRSRRGELVSCFLIQVTDDMNSIGRSINSALQLSRIGGGVGISLSNLREAGAPIKGYAGAASGVVPVMKLFEDSFSYSNQLGQRQGAGVVYLDVFHPDILAFLSTKKENADEKVRVKTLSLGVTVPDKFYELARNNEDMYLFSPYSVEKEYGKPYNYIDITAMYDELVANPNITKTKINARELETEISKLQQESGYPYIVNVDTANRHNPIDGKIIMSNLCSEILQVQTPSELNDAQEFVKLGTDISCNLGSTNILNMMTSPDFGRSIRAMTRALTFVTDSSSIDAVPSIKNGNQQAHTFGLGAMGLHSYLAKHHIEYGSPESVEFTNIYFMLMNYWTLVESNNIARERQETFVGFEKSKYADGSYFDKYVTGQYVPKSDRIKELFDVHFIPQAKDWEELRELVKKDGLYHQNRLAVAPNGSISYINDCSASIHPITQRIEERQEKKIGKIYYPANGLSTDTIPFYTSAYDMDMRKVIDVYAAATEHVDQGLSLTLFLRSELPKEIYEWKTENKQTTRDLSILRNYAFNKGIKSIYYIRTYTDDGEEVGSNQCESCVI